In Osmia lignaria lignaria isolate PbOS001 chromosome 13, iyOsmLign1, whole genome shotgun sequence, the DNA window ttctttatttttattctactcGCTTCCCGGTAAGACCGTAGCAGATGCGCGTTCTTCATCTTCGAGTCTTCTTTCGTGTTTCGTAACGAGAAGGTGCTTCCGAGAATACGTTCGAAGAACTAGTCTAAAATGCTGAACGGTGAGCCTCGTCGACGACGATTATCCAGGCCCATCCGGGATGTATCAGAAGTAGGCGAACTAGAGAGAACGAGGGAGTGTTCGGCTTGAGGCACTAGGACGCGTCCAGGGAGAGGCACTCGGCGAGGAAGTCCTCCATGGAACGATAAACGTGCTCCAACACGCCCGATAAGGCGTGGTCTTCGTCCGCGTAGCTCTGTCAAAGTGAAACGATCGTTAAATTATTGGGAAGAAATtaaggaagagagaaaggaacCACGTACCTGGTACCTAAAAATGATACCCGCTTCGGACAGAGCCTTGGCGAAGGCGACGCTGTGCGTGAAAGGCGCTGTCAGGTCAGCCATACCATGAAGAAGATAAAGACTGTGACTCGGCACCAACCTTGCCCGTTGGGTTAGGTCAGCCTCAACGTAACCTTTGTAGTTCTCGGCTGGAGCACCGAGTACCCGTTCCGTGAACGCGGAATCTACGTaaggaaaaatgaatttctccTCAAGTTTACGATCGATGCTTACGAAAGAAAGGATTCACTTACTGTAATACAACCAATCAGCGATGGGATTCACAGCGACTCCGCACTTGAACACGTTCTCCTGGCTACCCAACACCATGGCTGTCACATAGCCACCGTATCCCCAGCCCCACACACCGACCCTCGTCACGTCGAGGTACTTCAAGGTCTTCAACAGGTGCCTCAACACGGTCAGTTGATCTTGAACCTCGACACCGCCGATCCTCCTGAACAAGTCTCTCTTCCCCTGACCTCTCGCCCCGCGAACGTCCAATCTGACGTACACCACGTCGTTGTGACTGGACATGTAGGTGCCCCAGTCGATCTTGAATCGATCGGTGACCGCTTCGCTTCCGGGACGACCGTTCACCTCGACCAGTACCGGGAAAGCCGCATCTCTGAGCTCCTCTCGCCACGAGGGGGGCAATAGAAGTTGCACCTGGGCTTTCCAGCCTTGAGGCAAAGGTACCTGAAGAATTTTCATCGCTTAGTCAGTTCCGAGCGTATCCCGGTGATTCGGGATGAAAATCTGATTAGAATAATCAAGTACCTCGAAACTCCTTCGTGTCGGTAGAGCTAACTGCGATAGCTTATCCCCTCGCTGGATTCTGGTGTCGTACAGTACACGGATCATCTTATGGGAGCCCATCAGATGCACACCGGCCAACGGAAGACCCGGACCTTCGCAGTAAAGAACGTAGTAACCCTGAGTTTCGTCGTTGATCGCTGGACTGACGGATGCGCCAAAGTGCGTGCAGTTGGTGTAATAAAACCTGCCACGATATTCGTAGGAACGTAAAGTTCACAAAGATGATTGAGCCATTGTGTAAACGTTACTTACCTACTGCTCCATAGAACCTCACCAAGGTCACAGGTGACGCAGAGTGGTTCCAATCGTCGTGGATCATCCGCAGTGGGATCGCGCACCATGTACAAGTGTCTCTGTCCTGGCCTTCTCTCTCTGGTACCCAAGTAATACACCTGGTGTGCCTTGGTGTCCCACGCTAAGATTTCGCTCACCTAACGATCAACCATCATATATAAAATGTATCcaaattgaaaattggaaattccGAGTGTAAGTCGTGTGCAACAGAAAGCATCTCCCAGCTGGACACGGTTTACCACCCGAAAGCCTCGAACAGCAAAATGAATGGAACTGTAACAGAAACAATTCGATCAGTTGCTCACCTCGTAACGACCATGCGAAAGAACCGCTATCCTCTGCTGAGTTAACGTCACATGCTTGATGTGGGTGAAATGTTCCTTGTCGCCTTCCTGAACGGTAGCCAACAACAAGAAACTGTCGCCGTCAGGCGCGAACAGAGGATGAGGCTGCGCGTCCAGCCATTGTCCCTCCGGTGCTCGTTCCGAATGAGTCTCCTCGCACTCCCATAGGGGTGCGCGACACGCCGAGACCACTGACAGATTCTGCGACCTCGTCATCCACACGATGGCAACGTGGCTGGAGTCGTCGCCCACCCAACCGGCCGATATCAGATAATACTCCCTAGAATAATAAAGAAACACCCCTGGAACAACCTAAACGAAGGATAGCTAACTTCTATTATGATTCTCTCACTTACTGCCCGTCCAAAGCTGGCGGTGGCTTAAGCTTGGTCCTGGAGACGATGGTGCTATTCGCGGTACCGTTCCCATTCGTAGGGCTGGTCACGTTAGCGAGTTCCAGGAGCCATAGATCGACCTCTGGGTTAGGGGAACCAGGGGTTGGATATCTGACCGATTTGGAACGCGGAAAGGAACCTCTCCTGGTCGCGGTCAGCGGACTCGAACTGGCTCCGTCTTGACCAGGCTGCGTGCTGAACCAGGGAAACTCGAGGGCAGTGACTTTGGTATCGTTGAAGGTAGCGAAAAGAAGATGAGTGCCATCGGGGCTGGGCCAGGCTGCCTCCGGTCGAGGTAACACTTCCTCCTGGTACAGCCAGTCGGGCACACCGTTGTAGATCACTCCCGGTACACCCGTGTCGGTCAGTCGGGCATCCTCGGGAGCTGATGGTGCCATTCTCACGAAGATGTCGTTATCGGATACCATCAGGAGACCCGAAGTGTTACCCAACCAAGCGGCGTGTTGCAGTCGCGTTTGCTGCATCCTTCGCGACGTGTGCAGACGAAGAGGAGTGTGATGACTGGAAACACGGAAGAGGTAGCCTTTGCGATAACCCAATTACCATTAAACCATGGaggatttttattttcgaaGAGAAATTTACTCACTCGTTCGTGACGTCGTAGACGGTATAGTAAGCTGTGAAGGTGTTTCTGAATACCTGAAAGGATCGAATTGATCGCATAAATTATTCGAGGCTAtaagtttaaataatataatgaaaaGTTACAACGAAAGCATTAATTCACGAGAAATTGTTTAACGAACGTTCTTCTATCGCGAACGATTCTCTTTACCTGTTACTGCGATCATCGATTAGTTCTTTTAAACGACTCGCACGAAGGCCGACGAAAATTGTTTTCACCCTCGTATTACTCACCGGCTTGACATTGTGCTTGAACAACACGTAACGTAGATCGGCGCTGCACTGGTAGCCTTGAACATTCAGCTGCCTCTGAAAATAAAGCCCGGCAAAGATTTACGGTTTtatgtattttctatttccCGGCTGCAAACTTTACGGCCCCGTAAAACCTATCCCCGTGGAATTTTCGAGGTTTCGACGCGTCGAGTTTTCAACGGACACGTTTACGACACGCTCGTCCGCGTATAATATTCACGACTTTGCAGTATCATTGCGAGAATCGATTCCGACGCTTTTCATCACTCACTGTTTTAATGGACGATCATGATTATGACGTACTTGCGAATTACCATGAGTGCGTCGGGTTTTGATTAAATTTCCGAGACCACACGGGTTTTGACAAAACAAGAGGGTTGATATCGAGAGAGTTAATTATTGAATTGCGTCTATTACCGTCTTCTGAGGGTAATAACACAAATTATTCATGAATTCCTAAGGTTCTACCGTCGCTACGGTTCACGTTATCAGCCGGGTACTCGTTTATTCTGTACACATAATCTTTTCTGACACGTACGAGCGTGTGATTGGAAACCAGAAGAGACACGGAATTGTTGCTGGTGTCCAGGAGGGTGAGGGATCCGTCGTCAGCCTGGTAGATAAACTTGTCGTGTGAAATCCAGGTCGGTGTTAGCCTGTGAGGCGTCAGATCATCGCGAAGGCACTCGTCTAACGTCAGCCGTCTGCCGCTCCAGTACAACAACTCGTCGACGTACCTGCAAATTATTACACCGAGTCCATCGAAATTTAATAACAACCACTATGCTTGAAATTTGCAAAAGTAATGCCAGCAAAGCCTCGTAAGGAAGCTCGCAGACATTCTCTATTCCGAGGTGGATTTAAACCGCGATAAAAGGCGGGATTTTCTGGCGCAGTGAAAGCCGAGAGGATTTCTCGTAAAAACGAGCGAGCTCGAAAGTAAAAAGCGAAAGTCAGACTCGCAGACGTTGTAAGCTCGATGTTTCCGAAGTCCGATCAAAGTTCGTGCTTAGCTTGCCGACGCGATCGTAAACTGAAGAATCAATCGCTACCTATTGGCCTCGTTAACAAGTTggctattaattaaaaaaaatctaacaAT includes these proteins:
- the LOC117602505 gene encoding inactive dipeptidyl peptidase 10 isoform X4, giving the protein MKTCARIKGTLDLTYAESGHNWRSIIFSLLVIGFVIAGIVTAIYLLGYVDELLYWSGRRLTLDECLRDDLTPHRLTPTWISHDKFIYQADDGSLTLLDTSNNSVSLLVSNHTLRQLNVQGYQCSADLRYVLFKHNVKPVFRNTFTAYYTVYDVTNDHHTPLRLHTSRRMQQTRLQHAAWLGNTSGLLMVSDNDIFVRMAPSAPEDARLTDTGVPGVIYNGVPDWLYQEEVLPRPEAAWPSPDGTHLLFATFNDTKVTALEFPWFSTQPGQDGASSSPLTATRRGSFPRSKSVRYPTPGSPNPEVDLWLLELANVTSPTNGNGTANSTIVSRTKLKPPPALDGQEYYLISAGWVGDDSSHVAIVWMTRSQNLSVVSACRAPLWECEETHSERAPEGQWLDAQPHPLFAPDGDSFLLLATVQEGDKEHFTHIKHVTLTQQRIAVLSHGRYEVSEILAWDTKAHQVYYLGTRERRPGQRHLYMVRDPTADDPRRLEPLCVTCDLGEVLWSSRFYYTNCTHFGASVSPAINDETQGYYVLYCEGPGLPLAGVHLMGSHKMIRVLYDTRIQRGDKLSQLALPTRRSFEVPLPQGWKAQVQLLLPPSWREELRDAAFPVLVEVNGRPGSEAVTDRFKIDWGTYMSSHNDVVYVRLDVRGARGQGKRDLFRRIGGVEVQDQLTVLRHLLKTLKYLDVTRVGVWGWGYGGYVTAMVLGSQENVFKCGVAVNPIADWLYYNSAFTERVLGAPAENYKGYVEADLTQRARLVPSHSLYLLHGMADLTAPFTHSVAFAKALSEAGIIFRYQSYADEDHALSGVLEHVYRSMEDFLAECLSLDAS
- the LOC117602505 gene encoding inactive dipeptidyl peptidase 10 isoform X2; this encodes MNASVNIERNSWRLPPDETVQVADPRSKSAQDLTYAESGHNWRSIIFSLLVIGFVIAGIVTAIYLLGYVDELLYWSGRRLTLDECLRDDLTPHRLTPTWISHDKFIYQADDGSLTLLDTSNNSVSLLVSNHTLRQLNVQGYQCSADLRYVLFKHNVKPVFRNTFTAYYTVYDVTNDHHTPLRLHTSRRMQQTRLQHAAWLGNTSGLLMVSDNDIFVRMAPSAPEDARLTDTGVPGVIYNGVPDWLYQEEVLPRPEAAWPSPDGTHLLFATFNDTKVTALEFPWFSTQPGQDGASSSPLTATRRGSFPRSKSVRYPTPGSPNPEVDLWLLELANVTSPTNGNGTANSTIVSRTKLKPPPALDGQEYYLISAGWVGDDSSHVAIVWMTRSQNLSVVSACRAPLWECEETHSERAPEGQWLDAQPHPLFAPDGDSFLLLATVQEGDKEHFTHIKHVTLTQQRIAVLSHGRYEVSEILAWDTKAHQVYYLGTRERRPGQRHLYMVRDPTADDPRRLEPLCVTCDLGEVLWSSRFYYTNCTHFGASVSPAINDETQGYYVLYCEGPGLPLAGVHLMGSHKMIRVLYDTRIQRGDKLSQLALPTRRSFEVPLPQGWKAQVQLLLPPSWREELRDAAFPVLVEVNGRPGSEAVTDRFKIDWGTYMSSHNDVVYVRLDVRGARGQGKRDLFRRIGGVEVQDQLTVLRHLLKTLKYLDVTRVGVWGWGYGGYVTAMVLGSQENVFKCGVAVNPIADWLYYNSAFTERVLGAPAENYKGYVEADLTQRARLVPSHSLYLLHGMADLTAPFTHSVAFAKALSEAGIIFRYQSYADEDHALSGVLEHVYRSMEDFLAECLSLDAS
- the LOC117602505 gene encoding inactive dipeptidyl peptidase 10 isoform X3 yields the protein MANTPMNLSEEDLTYAESGHNWRSIIFSLLVIGFVIAGIVTAIYLLGYVDELLYWSGRRLTLDECLRDDLTPHRLTPTWISHDKFIYQADDGSLTLLDTSNNSVSLLVSNHTLRQLNVQGYQCSADLRYVLFKHNVKPVFRNTFTAYYTVYDVTNDHHTPLRLHTSRRMQQTRLQHAAWLGNTSGLLMVSDNDIFVRMAPSAPEDARLTDTGVPGVIYNGVPDWLYQEEVLPRPEAAWPSPDGTHLLFATFNDTKVTALEFPWFSTQPGQDGASSSPLTATRRGSFPRSKSVRYPTPGSPNPEVDLWLLELANVTSPTNGNGTANSTIVSRTKLKPPPALDGQEYYLISAGWVGDDSSHVAIVWMTRSQNLSVVSACRAPLWECEETHSERAPEGQWLDAQPHPLFAPDGDSFLLLATVQEGDKEHFTHIKHVTLTQQRIAVLSHGRYEVSEILAWDTKAHQVYYLGTRERRPGQRHLYMVRDPTADDPRRLEPLCVTCDLGEVLWSSRFYYTNCTHFGASVSPAINDETQGYYVLYCEGPGLPLAGVHLMGSHKMIRVLYDTRIQRGDKLSQLALPTRRSFEVPLPQGWKAQVQLLLPPSWREELRDAAFPVLVEVNGRPGSEAVTDRFKIDWGTYMSSHNDVVYVRLDVRGARGQGKRDLFRRIGGVEVQDQLTVLRHLLKTLKYLDVTRVGVWGWGYGGYVTAMVLGSQENVFKCGVAVNPIADWLYYNSAFTERVLGAPAENYKGYVEADLTQRARLVPSHSLYLLHGMADLTAPFTHSVAFAKALSEAGIIFRYQSYADEDHALSGVLEHVYRSMEDFLAECLSLDAS
- the LOC117602505 gene encoding inactive dipeptidyl peptidase 10 isoform X1, coding for MNASVNIERNSWRLPPDETVQVADPRSKSAQVKEDLTYAESGHNWRSIIFSLLVIGFVIAGIVTAIYLLGYVDELLYWSGRRLTLDECLRDDLTPHRLTPTWISHDKFIYQADDGSLTLLDTSNNSVSLLVSNHTLRQLNVQGYQCSADLRYVLFKHNVKPVFRNTFTAYYTVYDVTNDHHTPLRLHTSRRMQQTRLQHAAWLGNTSGLLMVSDNDIFVRMAPSAPEDARLTDTGVPGVIYNGVPDWLYQEEVLPRPEAAWPSPDGTHLLFATFNDTKVTALEFPWFSTQPGQDGASSSPLTATRRGSFPRSKSVRYPTPGSPNPEVDLWLLELANVTSPTNGNGTANSTIVSRTKLKPPPALDGQEYYLISAGWVGDDSSHVAIVWMTRSQNLSVVSACRAPLWECEETHSERAPEGQWLDAQPHPLFAPDGDSFLLLATVQEGDKEHFTHIKHVTLTQQRIAVLSHGRYEVSEILAWDTKAHQVYYLGTRERRPGQRHLYMVRDPTADDPRRLEPLCVTCDLGEVLWSSRFYYTNCTHFGASVSPAINDETQGYYVLYCEGPGLPLAGVHLMGSHKMIRVLYDTRIQRGDKLSQLALPTRRSFEVPLPQGWKAQVQLLLPPSWREELRDAAFPVLVEVNGRPGSEAVTDRFKIDWGTYMSSHNDVVYVRLDVRGARGQGKRDLFRRIGGVEVQDQLTVLRHLLKTLKYLDVTRVGVWGWGYGGYVTAMVLGSQENVFKCGVAVNPIADWLYYNSAFTERVLGAPAENYKGYVEADLTQRARLVPSHSLYLLHGMADLTAPFTHSVAFAKALSEAGIIFRYQSYADEDHALSGVLEHVYRSMEDFLAECLSLDAS